In one window of Thermodesulfobacteriota bacterium DNA:
- a CDS encoding GNAT family N-acetyltransferase — protein sequence MGEVFEIEEVSDKERLEDLAPEWDSLFDKCPAATPFQSPGWLLPWMRHLGNGRPFVLALRQSGVLSALLPLMLRGEEAAFIGTGVSDYLDMLAVPEIGDEAASVFFECLLRRKDSWRRCALYELRSGSKLLAAAPPFGLNVSRSAGEPCLTVSLPDRADKLGRRGPRSGKNGSKRTRRMLEESGELLVETAGWGNLSAFMDAFFRLHDMRWRALGGTGVLSGPELRSFHEEAASGLLGKGILRLYRMRYRGIDLAALYAFIHRERMYAYLGGFDPAFLEFSPGAHILRRAVEDAVKEGVRELDFLRGGEKYKYAWGPDEKRNSTLVIEHG from the coding sequence ATGGGAGAGGTGTTTGAGATAGAGGAGGTCTCCGACAAAGAGAGGCTTGAAGACCTCGCCCCTGAGTGGGATTCTCTTTTCGATAAGTGCCCCGCAGCCACCCCGTTCCAGTCGCCGGGGTGGCTTCTGCCCTGGATGAGGCATCTCGGGAACGGCAGGCCCTTTGTCCTGGCCCTGAGGCAGAGCGGGGTGCTCTCGGCCCTTCTGCCCCTGATGCTCCGCGGCGAGGAGGCGGCCTTCATCGGGACGGGCGTTTCGGATTACCTGGACATGCTGGCAGTCCCTGAAATCGGGGATGAAGCGGCGTCGGTCTTTTTTGAATGCCTTCTGAGGAGAAAAGACAGCTGGAGAAGGTGCGCCCTTTACGAGCTCCGGTCCGGGTCCAAGCTCCTTGCCGCTGCCCCGCCTTTCGGCCTCAACGTCTCAAGAAGCGCAGGCGAGCCCTGCCTCACCGTGAGCCTCCCGGACAGGGCGGATAAGCTCGGGAGGCGTGGGCCGCGAAGCGGGAAGAACGGCTCCAAGCGCACGAGAAGGATGCTGGAGGAAAGCGGAGAGCTTCTGGTCGAGACCGCAGGCTGGGGTAATCTTTCAGCGTTCATGGATGCGTTCTTCCGCCTGCATGATATGAGATGGCGGGCTCTCGGCGGGACAGGCGTCCTGAGCGGGCCGGAGCTCAGGTCTTTCCACGAGGAGGCCGCCTCGGGCCTCCTCGGGAAAGGCATCCTCAGGCTCTACAGGATGAGATACAGGGGCATTGATTTAGCGGCCCTGTACGCCTTCATCCACCGCGAACGCATGTACGCGTACCTTGGCGGGTTCGACCCCGCTTTCCTTGAATTCAGCCCGGGAGCGCATATACTCCGGCGCGCCGTGGAGGACGCGGTAAAGGAGGGCGTAAGGGAGCTGGATTTCCTTAGGGGCGGCGAGAAGTACAAATACGCCTGGGGGCCGGATGAGAAAAGAAACTCGACACTGGTGATAGAGCATGGGTGA
- a CDS encoding glycosyltransferase — MKPVVLGVSFPFAQVRPDTPGGAEQVLLSLDAALVSEGWGSVVIAPEGSKVEGTLIPAPFVKGRIDWQVRSYIHGLYRKAIGFALRHWKIDIVHMHGLDFHDYMPAAGVPLLVTLHLPLKWYPEQAFRTGRPHTFFNCVSATQRDDAPEWLEVVCTIRNGVPVERLKAAVRRRQYALSLGRICPEKGFHIAMKAARMAGAPFVLAGAVFPYPEHEEYFKENIAPKLGDKGFWFAGPAGFDRKRRLLAGARCVLIPSIVPETSSLVAMEALAAGAPVIAFPAGALVEVVEHGRTGFLVQGVEGMARAIRRAGTISSDACMQASRTFSSTLMAGRYIDLYRRIINIRRNGGRWNGRGV, encoded by the coding sequence GTGAAGCCTGTGGTCCTCGGGGTCTCCTTTCCCTTCGCGCAGGTCAGGCCCGATACGCCCGGCGGGGCCGAACAGGTGCTGCTTTCTCTCGACGCCGCGCTCGTATCCGAAGGATGGGGCTCGGTCGTCATAGCCCCCGAGGGCTCGAAGGTCGAGGGGACGCTCATACCGGCCCCGTTCGTAAAGGGCAGGATAGACTGGCAGGTCCGGTCCTATATCCACGGGCTCTACAGGAAGGCCATAGGCTTCGCCCTCCGGCACTGGAAGATAGACATTGTCCACATGCACGGCCTTGACTTCCACGATTATATGCCGGCTGCGGGCGTGCCCCTCCTCGTGACGCTCCATCTGCCGCTCAAGTGGTATCCCGAGCAGGCTTTCCGCACCGGGCGGCCACATACTTTTTTTAACTGCGTCTCGGCCACCCAGAGGGACGATGCGCCGGAATGGCTCGAGGTCGTTTGCACTATCCGGAACGGCGTTCCGGTTGAGCGGCTTAAGGCCGCGGTCAGGCGAAGGCAGTACGCGCTCTCGCTCGGGAGGATATGCCCGGAAAAGGGCTTCCACATCGCGATGAAGGCCGCGAGAATGGCCGGGGCGCCTTTTGTCCTGGCCGGGGCCGTTTTCCCCTACCCCGAGCACGAGGAGTATTTCAAGGAGAATATCGCTCCGAAGCTCGGGGACAAGGGCTTCTGGTTCGCCGGCCCTGCAGGGTTCGACAGGAAAAGGCGGCTCCTTGCAGGAGCGCGGTGCGTCCTCATACCATCAATCGTGCCAGAGACTAGCTCGCTCGTCGCGATGGAGGCCCTTGCGGCAGGCGCTCCGGTAATAGCCTTCCCTGCAGGCGCCCTCGTTGAGGTGGTCGAGCACGGCAGGACCGGGTTCCTTGTGCAAGGGGTGGAGGGTATGGCGAGGGCCATAAGGAGGGCGGGCACCATCTCTTCGGACGCCTGCATGCAGGCCTCCCGCACGTTTTCGTCTACCCTTATGGCAGGTCGTTACATTGACCTCTACAGGAGGATTATCAATATCAGGAGGAACGGGGGAAGATGGAATGGGAGAGGTGTTTGA
- a CDS encoding PIG-L family deacetylase: MRTRELRFIRTSFMGYVREFVKDIFGGKTLVVAAHPDDEVAGAGALLRHLERALFVHVTDGAPRDMADAVSHGFGSAGEYADARRRELFSALSLAGIRPEDCFPPWVPDREAGSHLAEITLKLRDAIIGTGAESVLVPSYEGGHPDHDSVSFAAHAAAGLIRKGGDHPPPIIEYALYNAMDGKLTSLEFIPREGFDEITFMLSEEDRRIKGLMVDCFVTQSAVLSMFPLQTERFRPAPAYDFTAPPHEGRLHYEQFDWGIDGKEWRELASGAMKELGLGSPM, from the coding sequence ATGCGCACGCGGGAGCTTAGGTTCATAAGGACCTCCTTCATGGGCTACGTGAGGGAGTTCGTGAAGGACATATTCGGCGGAAAAACGCTCGTCGTGGCGGCGCACCCGGATGACGAGGTCGCCGGCGCGGGGGCGCTTTTGAGGCACCTGGAGCGCGCCTTGTTCGTCCACGTAACCGACGGCGCGCCGAGGGACATGGCAGACGCCGTCTCGCACGGCTTCGGCTCCGCCGGGGAGTATGCCGATGCGAGGAGGAGGGAGCTTTTCTCCGCCCTTTCGCTGGCGGGCATAAGGCCGGAGGACTGCTTCCCGCCCTGGGTGCCTGACAGGGAGGCCGGGTCGCATCTCGCTGAGATAACCCTCAAGCTCAGGGACGCGATAATCGGTACCGGGGCTGAATCGGTCCTTGTCCCATCCTATGAGGGCGGCCATCCGGACCATGACTCGGTCTCTTTTGCCGCGCACGCGGCGGCCGGTCTTATCCGTAAAGGGGGCGACCACCCGCCGCCGATCATAGAGTATGCGCTGTACAACGCCATGGACGGCAAATTGACCTCGCTCGAGTTCATACCGAGGGAGGGATTCGACGAGATAACGTTCATGCTCTCCGAGGAGGACAGGCGGATAAAGGGCCTGATGGTGGACTGTTTCGTAACACAGTCCGCGGTGCTCAGCATGTTCCCGCTGCAGACAGAGAGGTTCAGGCCGGCCCCGGCCTACGACTTTACCGCGCCTCCTCACGAGGGGAGGCTCCATTACGAGCAGTTCGACTGGGGCATCGACGGAAAGGAATGGAGAGAGCTCGCCTCCGGGGCCATGAAGGAGCTTGGGCTGGGGAGCCCGATGTGA
- a CDS encoding beta-xylosidase gives MIEAVMFWNEPNNLSHWDFHLDPDWAIYSGMVKLASEAVSAEDGEVRKVLGGISPIDPGFITNLKGKGVLDSIDVVAVHGFPLDWNHWTIHEWPEKISEIQAVTDLPVWVSEVGVSTFGAEEVQEFGLKRSAELLIGRAERIHWYSLYDLPRTWPATTRHREAEGSAYYRHFYMGLLREDGTPKRALRLFTEYAPSLGICQWFHFEDHRLEGAVNWLRRLGVRKLRTGLSWADSFRPNAGAWFDRQMRALEEFDLTLTFCFTPDSRGLRPDHTSPPSRPEEFAEFCSAMVRRYAHAGA, from the coding sequence GTGATCGAAGCGGTGATGTTCTGGAACGAGCCGAATAACCTGTCGCACTGGGACTTCCACCTCGACCCGGACTGGGCCATATACTCCGGCATGGTGAAGCTCGCCTCAGAGGCGGTCTCCGCTGAGGACGGCGAGGTCCGGAAGGTGCTGGGAGGCATATCGCCCATTGACCCGGGCTTTATAACGAACCTCAAGGGCAAGGGGGTGCTCGATTCAATCGATGTAGTGGCCGTCCACGGCTTCCCTCTCGACTGGAACCACTGGACCATTCACGAATGGCCGGAGAAGATTTCCGAGATACAGGCCGTCACGGACCTGCCCGTATGGGTTTCCGAGGTGGGGGTATCGACCTTCGGGGCAGAGGAGGTCCAGGAGTTCGGGCTCAAGCGGTCGGCCGAACTCCTTATCGGGAGGGCGGAGCGGATACATTGGTACAGCCTCTACGACCTCCCGAGGACATGGCCCGCCACGACCAGGCACCGCGAGGCCGAGGGCTCTGCATATTACAGGCATTTTTACATGGGGCTCCTCCGAGAGGACGGGACGCCCAAGAGGGCCTTGAGGCTCTTTACAGAGTACGCGCCCAGCCTCGGCATCTGCCAGTGGTTCCATTTCGAGGACCACAGGCTCGAGGGCGCGGTCAATTGGCTCAGGAGGCTCGGGGTTAGGAAGCTCAGGACCGGGCTCAGCTGGGCAGACAGCTTCCGCCCGAACGCCGGCGCCTGGTTCGACAGGCAGATGAGGGCGCTCGAGGAATTCGACCTGACGCTCACGTTCTGCTTCACCCCGGATTCGAGGGGCTTGAGGCCCGACCACACGAGTCCGCCTTCCAGGCCCGAGGAATTCGCTGAATTCTGCTCGGCAATGGTCAGGAGATATGCGCACGCGGGAGCTTAG
- a CDS encoding TIGR04290 family methyltransferase has protein sequence MGSNELTPDEVERRVRELGPWFQNIELKGVFTAPGHFLGDYPMVKWRKFSHAIPESLEGSTVLDVGCNAGFYSIEMKERGATRVLGIDIDELYLEQARFAARVRGVDVDFMKMSVYEVPDLRERFDIVLFMGVLYHLRHPLLALDLLHEYAVSDLMVFQSMLRGCGDVEETEDDYPFSETGVFDRPCFPKLYFMEKSYSGDPTNWWLPNRSCVEAMLRSSGFRIMSRPEEEVYICGRSERGFGTP, from the coding sequence ATGGGAAGCAATGAGCTGACGCCCGATGAAGTAGAGAGAAGGGTCAGGGAACTGGGCCCCTGGTTCCAGAACATAGAGCTCAAGGGGGTCTTTACCGCGCCCGGGCATTTCCTGGGCGACTACCCCATGGTCAAATGGAGGAAGTTCTCGCACGCCATTCCTGAAAGCCTCGAGGGCTCTACGGTGCTGGACGTGGGCTGCAACGCCGGCTTTTATTCCATAGAGATGAAGGAGAGGGGGGCGACAAGGGTCCTGGGAATAGACATCGACGAGCTCTATCTCGAGCAGGCCCGCTTCGCGGCCCGCGTGAGGGGCGTCGATGTCGATTTCATGAAGATGTCGGTCTACGAGGTGCCGGACCTCAGGGAGAGGTTCGACATAGTGCTATTCATGGGCGTGCTGTATCACCTGAGGCACCCGCTATTAGCGCTCGACCTCCTTCATGAGTACGCTGTCTCGGACCTCATGGTATTCCAGTCGATGCTCCGGGGCTGCGGCGATGTCGAGGAGACGGAGGACGACTATCCTTTTTCCGAGACGGGCGTTTTCGACAGGCCCTGTTTTCCGAAGCTCTATTTCATGGAAAAGAGCTACTCCGGCGACCCCACGAACTGGTGGCTTCCGAACAGGTCGTGCGTGGAGGCCATGCTCAGGAGCTCCGGCTTCAGGATAATGAGCCGCCCCGAGGAAGAGGTCTATATCTGCGGAAGGTCGGAAAGGGGGTTCGGGACGCCGTGA
- a CDS encoding sugar phosphate nucleotidyltransferase, which produces MWGIIPAAGAGSRIQPLAFSKELLPVGSRGEGTDERPRAVSEYLLDRMLMAGATKICFIISPGKSDILEYYGGHIGRASICYVVQPEPRGLCDSIFRALPLVGPGEHVLVGLPDTIWFPEDGFSSLGEDGLSFLLFPVGSPEYFDAVVLDEAGGVVEVQVKRKRASTNWVWGSFKLSGAVLAELYGLWLARGKEDEYIGTLVNAYLESGGRAVGVRGGSSYVDVGTINGYREAMRLLGSPGETMDGKQ; this is translated from the coding sequence ATGTGGGGGATAATCCCGGCGGCAGGCGCCGGGTCGAGGATACAGCCGTTGGCGTTCTCAAAGGAGCTCCTCCCGGTGGGTAGCCGAGGAGAGGGCACGGACGAGCGCCCCAGGGCCGTAAGCGAATACCTTCTTGACCGGATGCTCATGGCCGGGGCAACGAAGATATGTTTCATAATCTCGCCCGGCAAATCCGACATACTCGAGTATTACGGCGGCCATATAGGGCGGGCTAGCATATGCTACGTGGTGCAGCCCGAGCCGCGCGGCCTCTGCGATTCCATTTTCAGGGCGCTCCCGCTCGTGGGCCCCGGCGAGCATGTGCTTGTGGGCCTTCCGGACACCATATGGTTCCCTGAGGACGGCTTCAGCTCGCTCGGCGAGGACGGCCTTTCCTTCCTCCTCTTCCCCGTCGGCTCGCCTGAATATTTCGACGCCGTCGTCCTTGACGAGGCGGGCGGAGTCGTCGAGGTGCAGGTAAAGCGGAAACGGGCCTCGACCAACTGGGTCTGGGGCTCCTTCAAGCTGAGCGGGGCTGTCCTGGCGGAGCTGTACGGACTCTGGCTCGCAAGGGGAAAGGAAGACGAGTACATCGGCACGCTCGTGAACGCCTATCTTGAGTCAGGGGGCAGGGCCGTCGGCGTGAGGGGCGGCAGCTCGTATGTGGACGTCGGCACGATAAACGGCTATAGGGAGGCAATGAGGCTCCTTGGCTCGCCCGGAGAAACGATGGATGGGAAGCAATGA
- a CDS encoding glycosyltransferase, with product MKLVVFGLTMSSSWGNGHATIWRGLAKALNGRGHKVVFFEKDAPYYASHRDLDAPPWASLVIYKDWDGIRGRASEELKDSDVGMVTSYCPDGVEASGLLLSSGARIKCFYDLDTPVTLKGLKEGKRAGYLPVDGLGGFDIVLSYTGGRALKELKSLLGARRAEPLYGSVDPASHFPSSGVEEYRADLSYLGTFSEDRQAALIELFVKPARTAPGKRFVLGGSLYPESFPWTENMYFVRHVPPPMHPAFYSSAAWTLNVTRGAMAGLGWCPSGRLFEAAACGSPVLSDWWEGIDGFFAPGSEIAIVRSADDVREALSMTWAERKRISRRARERALAEHTSHERVAEFERLMEEALRGKGEACGG from the coding sequence ATGAAGCTCGTGGTCTTCGGGCTTACGATGAGCTCGTCATGGGGCAACGGGCACGCCACCATCTGGCGGGGCCTCGCAAAGGCGCTCAACGGGCGGGGGCACAAGGTCGTATTTTTCGAGAAGGACGCGCCGTATTACGCGTCCCACAGGGACCTCGATGCGCCGCCGTGGGCCTCTCTCGTCATCTATAAAGACTGGGACGGCATAAGGGGCAGGGCATCGGAAGAGCTTAAGGACTCCGACGTCGGGATGGTGACTTCGTACTGCCCCGACGGGGTAGAGGCCTCGGGCCTCCTCCTCTCTTCAGGCGCGCGGATAAAGTGTTTTTACGACCTGGATACGCCGGTGACGCTGAAGGGCCTGAAGGAAGGCAAAAGGGCCGGTTATCTGCCGGTGGACGGGCTCGGCGGCTTCGATATCGTCCTGAGCTACACGGGCGGAAGGGCCCTCAAAGAGCTTAAGTCGCTCCTGGGCGCGAGAAGGGCGGAGCCCCTCTACGGGAGCGTGGATCCGGCTTCTCATTTCCCTTCTTCGGGCGTGGAGGAATACAGGGCGGACCTTTCGTACCTCGGCACCTTTTCCGAGGACAGGCAGGCCGCGCTCATCGAGCTTTTCGTAAAGCCGGCCAGGACGGCCCCGGGGAAAAGGTTCGTGCTCGGCGGCTCGCTTTATCCGGAAAGCTTTCCCTGGACTGAAAACATGTACTTCGTAAGGCACGTGCCGCCGCCCATGCACCCGGCCTTTTATTCGTCGGCCGCATGGACGCTCAATGTCACAAGGGGCGCGATGGCCGGGCTCGGCTGGTGCCCTTCGGGAAGGCTATTCGAGGCGGCGGCATGCGGCAGCCCTGTCCTCAGCGACTGGTGGGAGGGCATTGACGGTTTCTTCGCGCCGGGCTCGGAGATAGCCATAGTGCGCTCGGCGGACGACGTAAGGGAAGCGCTGAGCATGACCTGGGCGGAGAGGAAGAGGATCTCGAGAAGGGCAAGGGAGCGGGCGCTGGCGGAGCATACGTCCCATGAGAGGGTCGCCGAATTCGAAAGGCTTATGGAAGAGGCGCTCCGCGGAAAGGGAGAGGCATGTGGGGGATAA
- a CDS encoding zinc-dependent alcohol dehydrogenase codes for MKALCWYGKRDLRVMEVPEPEILGPRDAIVRVSLSAVCGSDLHLYNGHVPSMERGDILGHEFVGTVVDVGGRVEGFRPGDRVAVPFTISCGRCFFCERELWSLCDNSNPNAYAAEALYGYSPAGIYGYSHLFGGYAGGQAEYVRVPFADSGLLKLPESVSDEKAVLLCDVFPTGYMAAENCSIQEGDTVAVWGAGPVGLLAMKSASLLGAERVIAIDRFPERLGLASRLADAVALNYEDVDVDEALRDITGGMGPDACIDAVGMEAHGKGHGRVYDAVKNKLRAETDRPTALRQAILACRKGGTVSIAGAYAGYVDKVPVGAAFNKGITIKGGQTHVQKYMPRLLNLVEDGKADPSDVITHSFGLEEGPIAYEVFKHKEDGCVKVVLKP; via the coding sequence ATGAAAGCCCTGTGCTGGTACGGCAAGCGTGACTTGAGGGTCATGGAAGTCCCGGAGCCTGAGATACTCGGGCCGAGGGACGCCATTGTGCGGGTGTCGCTTTCCGCGGTCTGCGGCTCGGACCTCCACCTCTATAACGGCCATGTGCCCTCGATGGAAAGGGGCGACATACTCGGTCACGAGTTCGTGGGCACGGTCGTGGACGTGGGCGGAAGGGTCGAAGGCTTCCGCCCCGGAGACAGGGTCGCCGTCCCGTTCACCATCTCGTGCGGCAGGTGCTTCTTCTGCGAAAGGGAGCTATGGTCGCTCTGCGACAACTCGAACCCGAACGCTTACGCGGCTGAGGCCCTCTACGGCTATTCGCCGGCAGGCATCTACGGCTACTCGCATCTCTTCGGCGGCTACGCCGGGGGGCAGGCCGAGTACGTAAGGGTCCCCTTCGCTGACTCGGGACTCCTGAAGCTCCCGGAGAGCGTATCCGACGAGAAGGCGGTCCTCCTTTGCGACGTCTTCCCGACCGGCTACATGGCCGCGGAGAACTGCTCCATACAGGAAGGGGACACGGTCGCGGTATGGGGCGCGGGACCGGTGGGGCTTCTCGCCATGAAGAGCGCGTCACTTCTGGGGGCTGAAAGGGTAATCGCGATAGACAGGTTCCCTGAAAGGCTCGGCCTCGCCTCCAGGCTCGCGGACGCCGTAGCCCTCAATTACGAGGACGTGGACGTAGACGAGGCGCTCCGCGACATAACCGGCGGAATGGGGCCCGACGCCTGCATAGACGCCGTGGGCATGGAGGCGCACGGCAAGGGCCACGGCCGGGTCTACGACGCGGTTAAAAATAAGCTCCGGGCCGAGACCGACAGGCCCACCGCTCTACGCCAGGCCATCCTCGCCTGCAGGAAGGGCGGGACGGTCTCGATCGCGGGGGCCTATGCCGGGTATGTGGACAAGGTCCCGGTCGGAGCGGCCTTCAACAAGGGCATCACAATCAAAGGCGGGCAGACCCATGTGCAGAAGTACATGCCACGCCTCCTCAACCTCGTCGAGGACGGCAAGGCCGACCCCTCGGACGTCATAACCCACAGTTTCGGCCTTGAGGAAGGCCCCATCGCCTACGAGGTCTTCAAGCACAAGGAGGACGGCTGCGTAAAGGTGGTCCTTAAGCCATGA
- a CDS encoding SRPBCC family protein — MTRYEPRYPKTGKDVNVGPSERLLSVLLGGYMAARGVRKGRLGGLATALAGGYLMYRGSTGRCNLYEKIGVSTARRAIEIDESVIINRPVHEIYSYWRNLGNIPEFMRHIEEVRVIDDKRSHWVASAPGGIKVEWDAEITGERENEYIAWKSLPFSDIESEGMVEFSTAPGHRGTELRVHMIYNLPGDGASAPVQRLLAAISFRQIREELRRFKQIMETGEVPTTEGQVRGRAVGE, encoded by the coding sequence ATGACACGCTACGAACCCAGATACCCGAAGACCGGGAAAGACGTCAACGTAGGCCCGTCGGAGCGGCTTCTTTCTGTCCTCCTCGGAGGCTATATGGCGGCCAGGGGCGTGAGGAAAGGCAGGCTCGGTGGACTCGCTACCGCGCTCGCCGGAGGATATCTAATGTACAGGGGCTCGACGGGCCGCTGCAACCTTTACGAGAAAATTGGCGTCAGCACGGCCAGGCGCGCCATAGAGATAGACGAGAGCGTCATCATAAACAGGCCAGTCCACGAGATTTATTCATATTGGAGGAACCTCGGCAACATCCCGGAGTTCATGAGGCACATAGAAGAGGTAAGGGTCATAGACGACAAGCGCTCCCATTGGGTGGCGAGCGCGCCCGGCGGCATAAAAGTCGAATGGGACGCGGAAATAACCGGAGAAAGGGAGAACGAGTACATAGCATGGAAGTCGCTCCCCTTCTCGGATATTGAGAGCGAGGGCATGGTCGAGTTCAGCACCGCGCCCGGCCACAGGGGCACGGAGCTCCGGGTGCACATGATATACAACCTCCCGGGCGACGGCGCCTCCGCGCCTGTACAGAGGCTGCTTGCCGCAATATCCTTCAGGCAGATACGCGAAGAGCTCAGGAGGTTCAAGCAGATAATGGAGACCGGGGAAGTCCCCACCACCGAGGGCCAGGTCCGGGGCCGCGCGGTCGGGGAATAG
- a CDS encoding glycosyltransferase: MALEPVKIVMLGLSITSSWGNGHATTYRSLVRELSARGHDVLFLERDVPWYRDNRDLERPPWGRTGLYSSMEELKDRFCREISEADFVMVGSYVPEGAIVADWVLGISRGAAAFYDIDTPVTLSRLRRGDCEYLTPELISRFDIYLSFTGGPILERIESEYGSPMARPLYCSVDTEFYRPSRAPNAWDIGYIGTYSADRQEALDSLLLEPARRLEGSFIVAGPLYPEGIDWPANVERIEHLPPGRHRSFYNSMKFTMNITRADMVRAGYSPSVRLFEAAACGTAVISDWWVGLDRFFTPGTEILVSRSPEDTMRHLRETPDEEVRKIGERGRQRVLEGHTAVHRVDELEGFMARVLKKQEVVK, encoded by the coding sequence ATGGCGCTAGAGCCTGTAAAGATCGTGATGCTCGGGCTTTCGATAACCTCGTCCTGGGGGAACGGGCACGCAACCACTTACAGGAGCCTCGTAAGGGAGCTCTCCGCCAGGGGGCACGACGTCCTCTTCCTCGAGCGGGACGTGCCGTGGTACCGCGACAACCGCGACCTCGAAAGGCCGCCGTGGGGGAGGACCGGGCTATATTCGTCGATGGAGGAGCTTAAAGATCGCTTCTGCCGGGAAATAAGCGAGGCTGATTTCGTGATGGTGGGCTCGTATGTGCCGGAGGGCGCAATTGTGGCGGACTGGGTGCTGGGTATCTCCCGGGGCGCGGCGGCGTTCTATGACATAGATACCCCCGTGACGCTATCGAGGCTCAGAAGAGGGGATTGCGAGTACCTTACCCCGGAGCTCATATCCAGGTTCGACATCTACCTTTCGTTCACGGGCGGGCCGATACTCGAAAGGATAGAGAGCGAATACGGCTCGCCCATGGCGAGGCCCCTCTATTGTTCGGTCGATACTGAGTTTTACAGGCCTTCGCGTGCTCCCAATGCCTGGGATATCGGCTACATAGGCACATACAGCGCGGACAGGCAGGAAGCGCTCGACTCGCTTCTCCTCGAGCCTGCAAGAAGGCTCGAGGGGAGCTTCATAGTAGCCGGGCCGCTCTACCCGGAAGGCATCGACTGGCCCGCGAACGTCGAGAGGATAGAGCACCTGCCGCCGGGCAGGCACCGCTCATTCTACAACTCGATGAAGTTCACGATGAACATAACCAGGGCGGACATGGTGCGGGCAGGCTATTCGCCGAGCGTACGGCTTTTCGAGGCCGCAGCCTGCGGCACAGCGGTCATTTCAGACTGGTGGGTCGGGCTGGACAGGTTCTTCACACCCGGGACCGAGATACTCGTCTCAAGGTCTCCGGAAGACACCATGAGGCACCTCAGGGAGACCCCCGACGAGGAGGTCCGGAAGATCGGCGAAAGGGGGAGGCAAAGGGTGCTTGAGGGCCACACGGCCGTCCACAGGGTGGACGAGCTGGAGGGCTTCATGGCCCGCGTCCTAAAAAAACAGGAGGTAGTGAAATGA
- a CDS encoding glycosyltransferase has product MGKGMRISFFGSSLVSAYWNGAATYYRGIIRGLDELGYEVTFYEPDAYNRQSHRDIPDPEWARVVVYKPTVEGVEAALDEGRSADLIIKASGVGVFDEYLEKAVPAARRPGALAAFWDVDAPATLERMKKRKADYFRPLVGEYDMVFTYGGGPRVVEDYLAFGAKECTPVYNALDPETHYPVQPVEKFNADLGFLGNRMPDRESRVWEFFFRAASDLPEKRFILGGSGWDDIEVKNVRRLGHVYTAEHNAFNSTCLAVLNINRESMARYGYSPPTRVFEAAGAGACIITDRWEGIERFLEPGSEVLVASDGSEVAEILKGLTPERAARIGRNAFRRVTSEHTYEARAREVDSILCGLVRN; this is encoded by the coding sequence ATGGGAAAGGGCATGAGAATTTCGTTTTTCGGGTCGAGCCTCGTCTCGGCATACTGGAACGGGGCCGCGACGTACTACAGGGGGATAATAAGGGGCCTTGATGAGCTCGGGTACGAGGTGACCTTCTATGAGCCGGACGCGTATAACAGGCAGTCGCACAGGGACATACCAGACCCTGAGTGGGCGAGGGTCGTCGTATACAAGCCGACCGTGGAGGGGGTGGAAGCGGCGCTTGATGAGGGCAGGAGCGCCGACCTCATAATAAAGGCGAGCGGCGTGGGCGTATTCGACGAGTACCTCGAAAAGGCGGTGCCGGCGGCCAGGAGGCCCGGGGCGCTCGCCGCCTTCTGGGACGTGGACGCGCCCGCTACCCTCGAGAGGATGAAAAAAAGAAAGGCCGACTACTTCAGGCCCCTTGTCGGAGAGTACGACATGGTCTTTACATACGGGGGCGGGCCCCGGGTGGTCGAGGACTACCTTGCCTTCGGCGCAAAGGAGTGCACGCCGGTCTACAACGCCCTCGACCCGGAGACGCACTACCCTGTCCAGCCGGTCGAGAAGTTCAACGCGGACCTCGGGTTCCTGGGGAACCGCATGCCGGACCGCGAGTCCAGGGTCTGGGAGTTCTTTTTCAGGGCGGCATCAGATCTCCCGGAGAAACGGTTCATACTCGGCGGCAGCGGCTGGGACGATATCGAGGTAAAGAACGTAAGGCGGCTGGGGCACGTCTATACCGCAGAGCACAACGCGTTCAACTCCACCTGCCTGGCCGTCCTCAACATAAACAGGGAATCAATGGCCAGGTACGGGTATTCTCCGCCCACGCGCGTCTTCGAGGCCGCGGGCGCCGGCGCGTGCATAATAACGGACAGGTGGGAGGGCATAGAGCGATTTCTCGAACCCGGAAGCGAGGTGCTGGTCGCGTCGGACGGGAGCGAGGTGGCTGAAATACTGAAGGGCCTTACGCCCGAGAGGGCCGCCCGGATAGGGAGGAACGCATTCAGGCGCGTGACCTCCGAGCATACCTATGAGGCTAGGGCGAGGGAAGTGGATTCCATACTATGCGGGCTTGTCCGTAACTGA